A genomic region of Streptomyces rimosus contains the following coding sequences:
- a CDS encoding DUF1918 domain-containing protein, which yields MRASVGDRLLVHGRIVGQHDRTVEIIEVLGEDGTPPYRVRFEDGHETLMSPGPDTVVRPFSTAEPRE from the coding sequence ATGCGTGCGAGTGTGGGAGACCGGCTGCTGGTGCACGGCAGGATCGTGGGGCAGCACGACCGGACCGTCGAGATCATCGAAGTGCTGGGCGAGGACGGCACCCCGCCCTACCGCGTCCGTTTCGAGGACGGGCACGAGACCCTGATGTCCCCGGGCCCGGACACCGTCGTACGGCCCTTCTCCACGGCCGAGCCCCGGGAGTAG
- a CDS encoding DMT family transporter encodes MREHDSATTGTAIAVNAPAAPATAPGPPLADPSIASPANATAARGTLLAALGVASFSLTFPATAWALEGMGAWTVVTLRSVLAAAIAGCCLAAFRVRPPERRHWAGLAVVAAGVVLGFPLLTTLALETSTTSHAAVVVGLLPLTTAVFSAVRTGARPSKAFWAAALAGAAVVIGFTVQQSGGALSTGDLYLFAALLVCAAGYTEGGRLARHLPGWQVIGWALVLAVPVTVPGAVLALLAEPPHFTGHAVAGLLWLSFGSQFLGMVVWYRGMALIGVSRASQLQLAQPLLTLVWSVLLLGEQLPLAAPAAAVAVLVCIAVTQRSGR; translated from the coding sequence ATGAGAGAGCACGATAGCGCTACTACCGGCACCGCGATAGCGGTCAACGCCCCGGCCGCTCCGGCCACCGCCCCCGGGCCCCCGCTCGCCGACCCCTCCATCGCTTCCCCGGCCAACGCCACCGCCGCCCGCGGCACCCTGCTCGCCGCCCTCGGCGTCGCCTCCTTCTCGCTCACCTTTCCCGCCACCGCCTGGGCCCTGGAAGGCATGGGCGCCTGGACGGTGGTGACCCTGCGCAGCGTGCTCGCCGCCGCCATCGCCGGGTGCTGCCTGGCCGCGTTCCGGGTCCGGCCGCCCGAGCGGCGGCACTGGGCGGGCCTGGCCGTCGTGGCGGCCGGCGTCGTCCTCGGCTTCCCGCTGCTGACCACCCTCGCCCTGGAGACCTCCACCACCTCGCACGCGGCGGTCGTCGTGGGTCTGCTGCCGCTGACCACCGCGGTGTTCTCGGCCGTACGGACCGGGGCCCGCCCGTCGAAGGCGTTCTGGGCCGCGGCGCTGGCCGGCGCCGCCGTCGTCATCGGCTTCACCGTCCAGCAGAGCGGCGGCGCGCTGAGCACCGGCGACCTCTACCTCTTCGCCGCGCTCCTGGTGTGCGCTGCGGGCTACACCGAAGGCGGCCGGCTGGCCCGGCACCTGCCCGGCTGGCAGGTGATCGGCTGGGCGCTGGTGCTGGCCGTGCCGGTCACCGTGCCCGGCGCGGTCCTCGCGCTGCTCGCCGAACCGCCGCACTTCACGGGGCACGCGGTGGCGGGCCTGCTGTGGCTGTCTTTCGGCTCGCAGTTCCTCGGGATGGTGGTCTGGTACCGCGGCATGGCCCTCATCGGCGTGTCCAGGGCCAGCCAGCTCCAGCTCGCGCAGCCGCTGCTGACGCTGGTCTGGTCCGTACTGCTGCTGGGCGAGCAGCTGCCGCTGGCCGCCCCGGCCGCCGCCGTCGCCGTCCTGGTCTGCATCGCGGTCACCCAGCGCTCCGGCCGCTGA
- a CDS encoding aminotransferase-like domain-containing protein, with translation MHERSSVAELASILREGLNRYSPGEKLPSSRALVERHRVSPVTVSRALAELAAEGLVVTRPGAGAFRAEARQQARPVDTSWQEIALSAEAAGDHAPRGVDASGVLATLAESASGVIELNGGYLHPALQPERALAAALARAGRRPGAWGRPPVEGVAELRAWFAREIGGPGGVLATSDVLVTAGGQSALTAALRALAPPGAPVLVESPTYPGVLAAARASGLRPVPVPVDADGVRADLLADAFRASGSRLFVCQPLFQNPTGAVLAAGRRAEVLRIARAAGAFVVEDDFARRLVHEDAPAPPPTLVADDPDGTVVHVCSLTKAASPSLRVGALAARGPVLDRLRAIQVVDSFFVPRPLQETALELVGSPAWSRHLRALAGQLAARREALVAALRLHFGNTDAGPGVQVVPPGGYHLWLRLPDGTDETALAGAALRAGVAVAPGRPYFAAEPPAPHVRLTFAQASGVAELAEGVRRLRTAYEEVTGGR, from the coding sequence ATGCATGAGCGTAGCAGCGTCGCCGAACTGGCTTCCATCCTCCGAGAAGGCCTCAACCGCTACTCTCCGGGTGAGAAGCTGCCGTCCAGCCGGGCCCTGGTCGAGCGGCACCGGGTGAGCCCGGTGACGGTCTCCCGCGCGCTGGCCGAGCTGGCGGCCGAGGGGCTGGTCGTCACCCGGCCCGGCGCCGGGGCCTTCCGTGCGGAGGCCCGGCAGCAGGCCCGCCCGGTGGACACTTCCTGGCAGGAGATCGCGCTGAGCGCCGAGGCGGCGGGCGACCACGCGCCGCGCGGCGTGGACGCCTCGGGCGTACTGGCCACGCTCGCCGAGTCCGCCTCCGGCGTCATCGAGCTGAACGGCGGCTATCTGCACCCCGCCCTCCAGCCGGAGCGCGCGCTGGCCGCCGCGCTCGCGCGGGCCGGACGGCGGCCGGGCGCCTGGGGACGGCCGCCGGTGGAAGGCGTCGCCGAGCTGCGGGCGTGGTTCGCGCGCGAGATCGGCGGCCCCGGGGGAGTGCTCGCGACCTCCGACGTCCTGGTGACGGCGGGCGGGCAGAGCGCCCTGACCGCGGCCCTGCGGGCGCTCGCCCCGCCGGGCGCGCCGGTGCTCGTCGAGTCGCCGACCTACCCGGGCGTGCTGGCCGCGGCCCGCGCCTCCGGGCTGCGGCCGGTCCCCGTACCGGTGGACGCGGACGGTGTACGGGCCGATCTGCTGGCCGACGCGTTCCGGGCCAGCGGGTCCCGGCTGTTCGTCTGCCAGCCGCTCTTCCAGAACCCGACCGGGGCGGTGCTGGCCGCCGGGCGCCGGGCCGAGGTGCTGCGGATCGCGCGCGCCGCCGGGGCGTTCGTGGTGGAGGACGACTTCGCGCGCCGCCTCGTCCACGAGGACGCGCCCGCGCCGCCGCCCACGCTGGTCGCCGACGACCCGGACGGCACGGTCGTGCACGTCTGCTCACTGACCAAGGCCGCGTCGCCGAGCCTGCGCGTGGGCGCGCTCGCCGCGCGCGGCCCGGTCCTGGACCGGCTGCGCGCCATCCAGGTCGTGGACAGCTTCTTCGTGCCCAGGCCGCTCCAGGAAACGGCCCTGGAGCTGGTGGGATCGCCGGCGTGGAGCCGCCACCTGAGGGCCTTGGCGGGACAGCTGGCCGCCCGCAGGGAAGCGCTTGTCGCCGCGCTCCGGCTGCACTTCGGGAATACGGACGCGGGCCCCGGCGTGCAGGTCGTCCCGCCCGGCGGCTACCACCTCTGGCTGCGGCTGCCCGACGGCACGGACGAGACGGCGCTCGCCGGCGCGGCCCTGCGCGCGGGCGTCGCGGTCGCCCCGGGCCGCCCGTACTTCGCCGCCGAGCCCCCGGCCCCGCATGTGCGCCTGACGTTCGCGCAGGCTTCGGGGGTGGCCGAACTGGCGGAAGGAGTGCGGCGGCTGCGTACGGCCTACGAGGAAGTGACGGGCGGAAGGTGA
- a CDS encoding GNAT family N-acetyltransferase, with translation MNDTTRGDRAPEPVTDGIPAGYEVSTDPDRLDLALIHHWLSTDAYWALGRPRERQDRAVAGSLNFGLYEKDTAGGGPARQVGYARVVTDHTTFAWLCDVYIAPVARGKGLGTALVTHIRDHLAPCGLRRILLATGDAHEIYARVGFEPLADPGKWMALGFR, from the coding sequence ATGAACGACACGACCCGCGGCGACCGCGCCCCCGAGCCCGTGACCGACGGCATCCCCGCCGGTTACGAGGTCTCCACCGACCCGGACCGGCTCGACCTGGCCCTGATCCACCACTGGCTCTCCACCGACGCCTACTGGGCGCTCGGCCGCCCCCGCGAGCGCCAGGACCGGGCGGTGGCCGGATCGCTCAACTTCGGTCTGTACGAGAAGGATACGGCCGGCGGCGGCCCGGCGCGGCAGGTCGGCTACGCCCGGGTCGTCACCGACCACACCACCTTCGCCTGGCTCTGCGACGTGTACATCGCGCCCGTGGCCCGGGGCAAGGGCCTGGGCACGGCCCTCGTCACCCATATCCGCGACCACCTGGCGCCGTGCGGTCTGCGCCGCATCCTGCTGGCGACCGGCGACGCCCACGAGATCTACGCCCGCGTCGGCTTCGAGCCGCTGGCCGACCCGGGCAAGTGGATGGCGCTCGGGTTCCGGTAA
- the melA gene encoding alpha-glucosidase/alpha-galactosidase produces MTSTAPTGRTGTGAVKIAFIGAGSVVFTQGLLADLFAFPELRRIHVALHDIDAERLATAEGAARHIAAVRGAEPRITAHPDRRAALDGADFVINTVQVGMNAATRTDFHLPARYGLRQTIGDTLGVGGIFRALRTFPLLRALADDIAELCPDAWLLNYTNPMAMNVMYLARATPLRRVVGLCHSVYWTVRDLAELLDVPYEEITYLAAGVNHQAWVLRFERGGRSLYPLLDDAIAKDPQLLRRVRVDMYRRLGYYPTETSEHSSEYVPWYLHHDSEVERLRLPIGTYLDIIEENTAEYEKTRDALAAGSPLPVEGTMEYAPQIIHSIVSGTPRTVYGNVPNHGLVDNLPAEAVVEVPCLVDSLGVQPTRVGALPPQCAALNRTYVSANDLVVRAAVEGEPRHIRHAAMTDPATAAALPVERIWDLCDDLVRAHADLLQPELREVLGH; encoded by the coding sequence ATGACCAGCACCGCCCCGACCGGCCGCACCGGCACCGGCGCCGTGAAGATCGCGTTCATCGGCGCCGGCAGCGTCGTCTTCACCCAGGGCCTCCTCGCCGACCTGTTCGCCTTCCCCGAGCTGCGGCGCATCCACGTTGCCCTGCACGACATCGACGCCGAACGCCTCGCCACCGCCGAGGGCGCGGCCCGCCACATCGCCGCCGTCCGCGGCGCCGAGCCGCGGATCACCGCGCACCCCGACCGGCGCGCGGCGCTCGACGGCGCGGACTTCGTCATCAACACCGTGCAGGTAGGCATGAACGCGGCCACCCGTACGGACTTCCACCTCCCCGCCCGCTACGGCCTGCGCCAGACCATCGGCGACACCCTCGGCGTCGGCGGCATCTTCCGCGCGCTGCGCACCTTCCCGCTGCTGCGCGCCCTCGCCGACGACATCGCCGAACTCTGCCCGGACGCCTGGCTGCTGAACTACACCAACCCGATGGCGATGAACGTGATGTACCTGGCGCGGGCCACCCCGCTGCGCCGCGTCGTCGGCCTGTGCCACTCGGTTTACTGGACCGTGCGGGACCTCGCCGAGCTGCTGGACGTCCCGTACGAGGAGATCACGTACCTCGCCGCGGGCGTCAACCACCAGGCGTGGGTGCTGCGCTTCGAGCGGGGCGGGCGGAGTCTGTACCCGCTGCTGGACGACGCGATCGCCAAGGACCCGCAACTGCTGCGGCGGGTACGCGTGGACATGTACCGCAGGCTCGGCTACTACCCGACCGAGACCAGCGAGCACTCCTCCGAATACGTGCCCTGGTATCTGCACCACGACAGCGAGGTGGAGCGGCTGCGGCTGCCGATCGGCACGTACCTGGACATCATCGAGGAGAACACCGCCGAGTACGAGAAGACCCGGGACGCCCTCGCCGCCGGCTCGCCGCTGCCGGTGGAGGGCACGATGGAGTACGCGCCGCAGATCATCCACAGCATCGTCTCCGGCACTCCGCGCACGGTCTACGGCAATGTGCCCAACCACGGCCTGGTGGACAACCTGCCCGCCGAGGCGGTGGTGGAGGTGCCGTGCCTGGTGGACTCGCTGGGCGTGCAGCCCACCCGGGTCGGCGCCCTGCCGCCGCAGTGCGCGGCCCTGAACCGGACCTACGTGAGCGCCAACGACCTGGTCGTACGGGCCGCGGTGGAGGGCGAGCCGCGGCACATCCGGCACGCGGCGATGACGGACCCCGCCACCGCCGCCGCGCTCCCGGTCGAACGCATCTGGGACCTGTGCGACGACCTCGTACGCGCCCACGCCGACCTGCTCCAGCCGGAGCTGCGGGAGGTACTGGGGCACTGA
- a CDS encoding carbohydrate kinase family protein — protein sequence MPRPFDLLVIGDANPDVVVGPVPRTPEFGQREQLVDSGRLLMGGSAAITACGAARLGLRVAFAGRVGDDAAGAFVRTALAGRGVDVSALATDPELPTPLTTVLTHGADRAILTAPGCLAATGPQDVPDRLLAGARHVHAGSFFLMPRLARSLGEIFARARGHGAATSLDTNDDPGQRWDAELLGPVLKSTDFLLPNAAEARALAATLAPGSVEGAPEGTAEGAPESDGPGTGPASAAAALARLGPLVVVKDGAAGALAHDGEVLTRTPAVPADPVDTVGAGDSFDAGFIAAVLHGMDLPAALSFAAACGALSTRAHGGTAAQPTRDEARAAALTTRPGSHA from the coding sequence GTGCCCCGTCCCTTCGATCTCCTCGTGATCGGCGACGCCAACCCCGATGTGGTGGTAGGCCCGGTCCCGCGCACACCGGAGTTCGGGCAGCGTGAGCAACTCGTGGACAGCGGGCGCCTGTTGATGGGCGGGTCGGCCGCGATCACGGCCTGCGGCGCCGCCCGGCTGGGGCTGCGCGTGGCGTTCGCCGGGCGGGTCGGTGACGACGCGGCGGGCGCCTTCGTCCGTACGGCACTGGCCGGGCGCGGCGTCGATGTCTCGGCGCTGGCCACCGACCCGGAGCTGCCCACCCCGCTGACCACCGTCCTCACCCACGGCGCCGACCGCGCGATCCTCACCGCCCCCGGCTGCCTGGCGGCCACCGGGCCGCAGGACGTGCCGGACCGGCTGCTGGCCGGGGCCCGGCACGTACACGCCGGATCGTTCTTCCTGATGCCGCGGCTGGCCCGGTCGCTCGGCGAGATCTTCGCGCGGGCCCGCGGGCACGGCGCGGCCACCTCGCTCGACACGAACGACGACCCCGGGCAGCGCTGGGACGCCGAACTCCTCGGTCCCGTCCTGAAGTCCACCGACTTCCTGCTGCCGAACGCGGCGGAGGCGCGGGCGCTGGCCGCGACGCTGGCACCCGGCTCGGTGGAAGGAGCACCGGAAGGGACAGCAGAAGGGGCGCCAGAAAGCGACGGGCCCGGCACCGGCCCGGCCTCCGCTGCCGCCGCCCTCGCCCGCCTCGGCCCGCTCGTCGTCGTCAAGGACGGGGCGGCCGGCGCGCTCGCCCACGACGGCGAAGTCCTCACCCGTACCCCCGCAGTGCCCGCCGACCCGGTGGACACCGTCGGCGCGGGCGACAGCTTCGACGCCGGCTTCATCGCCGCGGTCCTGCACGGCATGGACCTGCCGGCGGCGCTCTCCTTCGCCGCGGCCTGCGGCGCCCTGTCCACCCGCGCCCACGGCGGTACGGCGGCCCAGCCCACCCGGGACGAGGCCCGCGCCGCCGCCCTCACCACCCGACCAGGGAGCCACGCATGA